In one window of Candidatus Cloacimonadota bacterium DNA:
- a CDS encoding cache domain-containing protein, which produces MKNKFICVNFIFLALILLTSCQDKYDKLDMAIYEYRDTKDLVKFVYDNAQLLQKNGQAQIDYFKSNRSHYKTENYYLYVYKMDCTNVFHAGIPELEGKNLYNITDINGKKILQLILEELKNKNNPHNWVHFTWYEPGTFFPVPKSSCHFEVTTDDGEKYFVGAGLNYPQEEKEFIRIIVDSAADLLQEKGLTAIDSIASPLSQFNFRDVRTFVFEPNGKILISPIAGNNIFNFDLINSKDEIGHQPFLAAIKVLKNQDTVWQEFMAKNRYERFPRKKCLYLRKVKLDVNSVIVGAITNLPLPPWSE; this is translated from the coding sequence ATGAAAAATAAATTTATTTGTGTCAATTTCATATTTTTAGCACTAATTCTACTTACTTCCTGCCAAGATAAATACGACAAATTAGATATGGCAATATATGAATACCGAGATACTAAAGATTTGGTGAAATTCGTTTATGACAATGCTCAGTTATTACAAAAAAATGGTCAGGCTCAGATAGATTATTTTAAATCTAACCGGTCTCATTATAAAACCGAAAATTATTATTTATATGTATATAAAATGGATTGTACGAATGTATTTCATGCAGGCATACCAGAATTAGAAGGTAAAAATCTTTACAATATAACAGATATCAACGGGAAGAAGATATTGCAGTTGATTCTGGAAGAATTGAAGAATAAAAACAACCCACATAACTGGGTACATTTTACCTGGTACGAGCCAGGCACATTCTTTCCTGTACCAAAATCATCATGTCATTTTGAAGTAACTACAGATGATGGTGAAAAATATTTTGTAGGTGCGGGTTTAAATTATCCTCAGGAAGAAAAAGAATTTATCAGAATAATCGTTGATTCAGCTGCTGATTTATTGCAGGAAAAAGGACTTACAGCTATTGATTCGATTGCAAGTCCTCTTTCTCAATTCAATTTCCGGGATGTTCGAACTTTTGTTTTTGAACCGAATGGGAAAATTTTGATCTCACCTATTGCAGGTAATAATATTTTTAACTTTGATCTTATTAATTCAAAAGACGAAATAGGGCATCAACCATTTTTAGCAGCTATTAAAGTTTTAAAAAACCAAGATACAGTCTGGCAAGAATTTATGGCAAAAAATCGTTATGAAAGATTTCCCAGAAAAAAGTGTTTATATCTCAGAAAAGTAAAATTGGATGTAAATTCCGTAATCGTGGGAGCAATAACAAATCTTCCTCTCCCACCTTGGAGTGAATAA
- a CDS encoding purine/pyrimidine permease, with product MKTKKVKKFEYGVNEVPPIQHLMVSSFQHVLLMFVALGFPVIFASQINAGPEFTASLLTFSMLAAGLGSIIQSVGIPFIGSGYLCPNVCGPSYLSLSLSAAWIGGLALMRGMIIIAGLIEMALAPVVQKLRKIFPTYVVGLVVAMVGISVIKVSTTSLFGLTYHSDAIHSTDLIIGIISLLIMVLSNLWGKGIIKMYCLLIGMFIGWIISLIFVPDSWHNLMQVSSKPVFAIPHLTEKIWNIKFSLSMLIPFIVIAISGSLKTFGNLLAAQKISEPELEQPDFEPIRKGLLADGFSTALAGVLGALAVDTSSSNVGLAGATKVVSRWISVMAGIIFIVLAFFPQITAALSVMPKPVLGAALVFAACFMICTGLQEMFSEGWDQRKTFVVGIALFLGLSTAFLPGLYARAPHFIQTFFTDPLPTTTILVVVLHQILNLDLLFKKK from the coding sequence ATGAAAACAAAAAAAGTAAAGAAATTTGAATATGGCGTAAACGAAGTACCACCTATTCAGCATTTGATGGTTTCTTCTTTTCAGCACGTATTATTGATGTTCGTTGCATTAGGCTTTCCTGTAATTTTTGCCAGTCAGATCAACGCAGGACCAGAATTTACAGCCTCACTCCTTACTTTTTCCATGCTGGCAGCAGGTTTGGGTTCTATTATTCAATCCGTTGGTATTCCCTTTATAGGCTCGGGTTATTTATGCCCAAACGTTTGCGGACCTTCATATTTGAGTTTATCTTTATCGGCAGCCTGGATCGGTGGTTTAGCATTAATGAGAGGAATGATTATAATTGCTGGTTTAATAGAAATGGCTTTAGCACCAGTTGTTCAAAAACTACGCAAAATTTTTCCAACTTATGTTGTTGGTCTGGTAGTAGCGATGGTCGGCATCAGTGTGATAAAAGTATCCACTACTTCCTTATTTGGGCTTACATACCACAGTGATGCAATTCACAGTACCGATTTAATTATCGGTATAATATCTTTACTGATTATGGTTTTAAGCAATTTATGGGGAAAAGGAATCATCAAAATGTATTGTCTCCTAATAGGAATGTTTATCGGTTGGATTATATCTTTGATCTTTGTGCCGGATAGCTGGCATAATCTTATGCAAGTTTCAAGCAAACCTGTATTTGCAATACCACATCTAACTGAAAAGATCTGGAATATAAAATTCAGCCTCAGCATGCTGATTCCGTTTATTGTTATTGCTATAAGCGGTTCTTTAAAAACGTTTGGTAATCTGCTGGCTGCTCAGAAAATTTCCGAACCGGAATTGGAGCAACCAGATTTTGAACCGATTCGCAAAGGACTTCTGGCAGATGGTTTTTCAACTGCTTTAGCAGGTGTTTTAGGAGCATTGGCTGTCGATACTTCTTCCAGTAATGTGGGTTTAGCTGGTGCTACTAAAGTTGTAAGTCGCTGGATAAGTGTAATGGCTGGTATAATTTTTATTGTTCTGGCTTTTTTTCCGCAAATCACTGCAGCTCTTTCAGTAATGCCGAAACCGGTTTTGGGAGCAGCTTTAGTTTTTGCTGCCTGCTTTATGATTTGTACGGGACTGCAGGAAATGTTCAGTGAAGGATGGGATCAACGCAAAACTTTTGTAGTTGGAATTGCTCTATTTCTGGGATTAAGTACAGCTTTTTTACCTGGACTTTATGCACGTGCTCCGCATTTTATTCAAACTTTTTTCACCGATCCGCTTCCTACAACAACCATTCTGGTAGTTGTTTTGCATCAAATTTTAAATCTGGATTTATTGTTTAAAAAAAAATAA
- a CDS encoding TldD/PmbA family protein → MNLREQLVEICQMYPDLKLNFNYSFWETDFLRFYQSQINYNISKTSISLSTTIYKGKKSYSFSLKDPTREILLEKIEEVLPLIDKLPEDPDFIDLEDDPKKSGEKEKTNNIETVNIDTKIDILQKVADAVKPYNFKIYGTFICNYRTLYIINSNGLNKREISTPIYFETKAVSNKNEVTVLEVFGGENFDLFDQEKFISSLESKVKSATEEVIDVEPGEYDVILAPRCIGEYFYYLESSMTAGSLDHKQSFFEAKLDKKVFPENVTLMDDPNHPEMINFDYNSDGRVYPKIPIIEKGVFKNFLVSNYYGRKLKMDRNGADGEALVMLPGNKSLTEMIGTIKKGLYISSLHYMNFINRKETSITGLTRDGTFLIEDGKITKVVNNLRFTEKISEIIENIIDIENETVTIPYSDNYGEFGIYSANMPHVKVKDFNISSSTRTV, encoded by the coding sequence ATGAACTTAAGAGAACAACTGGTAGAAATCTGCCAAATGTATCCCGACTTAAAGTTAAATTTCAACTACAGTTTCTGGGAAACAGACTTCCTGCGTTTTTACCAAAGTCAGATCAACTACAACATCTCCAAAACTTCTATCTCACTTTCCACCACAATTTACAAGGGCAAAAAATCTTATAGTTTTTCGTTGAAAGATCCCACCCGTGAAATTTTGCTGGAGAAAATTGAGGAAGTGTTGCCACTGATCGATAAACTGCCGGAAGATCCTGATTTTATCGATTTGGAAGATGACCCGAAGAAAAGCGGAGAAAAGGAAAAAACAAACAACATCGAAACAGTGAACATCGATACTAAAATCGATATTTTGCAGAAAGTTGCTGATGCAGTGAAACCATATAATTTCAAGATCTACGGCACTTTCATCTGCAATTACCGCACGCTTTACATTATTAACAGCAACGGTTTGAACAAACGCGAGATCAGTACACCGATCTATTTTGAAACCAAAGCAGTTTCCAACAAAAATGAAGTTACAGTTCTGGAAGTATTCGGTGGTGAAAATTTCGATTTATTTGATCAGGAAAAATTCATTTCCAGTCTGGAAAGCAAAGTAAAATCTGCTACAGAAGAAGTGATCGATGTGGAACCCGGAGAATATGATGTGATTCTGGCGCCCCGCTGTATTGGCGAATATTTCTATTACCTGGAAAGCAGCATGACAGCCGGTAGTCTGGATCATAAGCAGAGTTTTTTCGAAGCTAAACTGGATAAAAAAGTTTTCCCGGAAAATGTTACGCTCATGGACGACCCCAACCATCCCGAGATGATCAATTTTGATTATAATAGTGACGGAAGAGTTTATCCAAAAATTCCGATCATCGAAAAGGGAGTTTTTAAGAATTTCCTGGTAAGTAACTATTATGGACGTAAGCTTAAAATGGATCGGAATGGAGCTGACGGCGAAGCTCTGGTAATGTTGCCGGGAAATAAATCTTTAACTGAAATGATCGGTACTATCAAAAAAGGATTATACATTTCCAGCCTGCATTACATGAATTTTATAAATCGCAAAGAAACATCAATCACCGGTCTTACGCGTGATGGAACATTTCTGATCGAAGATGGCAAGATCACTAAAGTAGTGAACAATCTGCGATTCACAGAAAAGATATCCGAGATCATCGAAAATATCATCGATATCGAAAATGAAACTGTCACGATACCTTATTCTGATAATTACGGAGAATTTGGAATTTACAGCGCCAATATGCCGCATGTAAAAGTTAAAGATTTCAACATCAGTTCATCAACCAGAACAGTGTAA
- a CDS encoding GxxExxY protein encodes MSNKLKHEGISDLILKAYYKVYNVFGYGFLEKIYEKALLIELRKSGLKCVSQHPIKVFYEGEVIGNYIADIIVEDKILLELKSIKTLTIQDESQLLNYLSCTEFEVGLLLNFGPKPQTRRKIFDNERKAYIRAIREDQ; translated from the coding sequence ATGAGTAATAAACTTAAACATGAAGGAATTAGTGATTTAATTCTAAAGGCTTATTACAAGGTTTATAATGTTTTCGGTTATGGCTTTCTTGAGAAAATATATGAAAAAGCATTGCTGATAGAACTGAGAAAATCAGGTCTAAAATGCGTTAGTCAACATCCCATAAAAGTGTTTTATGAAGGGGAAGTTATCGGCAATTATATAGCTGATATAATAGTTGAAGACAAAATACTTCTTGAGCTTAAATCAATCAAAACTTTAACGATTCAGGATGAATCTCAACTTCTTAATTATCTTTCATGTACTGAATTTGAAGTAGGTTTATTATTGAATTTTGGACCCAAACCGCAAACAAGAAGAAAAATATTCGACAATGAACGAAAAGCTTATATCCGTGCTATCCGTGAAGATCAGTGA